A DNA window from Sphingopyxis macrogoltabida contains the following coding sequences:
- a CDS encoding N(4)-(beta-N-acetylglucosaminyl)-L-asparaginase encodes MTDKRMISRRAFGTAAAGLAALGTSGATAKPAKPEAIATGKPFIMTTWDFGPGANAVGWPMLAAGASALDVVEAAINHVELLGDYWVGAGGVPNEVGETTLDAMIMWGPTHDAGAVGCLKRVKRAISVARKVMEETQHSLIVGDDATRFAARMGFTETSLTSVVSQQAWDKWAAKGEKTNAFAPEPIGKNPKLAGHDTVGSIALDAAGHLCVGCSTNGREFKIPGRVGDSPIIGAGAYCDQAVGAAVATGNGDVMMRFLPTYHAVELMRGGMEPQAAAEAAIRRIEEAGYEIDGGIAVMRRDGAHGGAKTGWKDEPFSYSVQTAAGNVKVPVA; translated from the coding sequence ATGACGGACAAGCGGATGATCTCGCGGCGTGCATTCGGCACCGCCGCGGCCGGACTGGCGGCGCTGGGGACCAGCGGGGCGACGGCAAAACCGGCCAAGCCGGAAGCCATCGCGACCGGCAAGCCCTTCATCATGACGACGTGGGATTTCGGGCCGGGGGCGAACGCCGTCGGCTGGCCGATGCTCGCGGCGGGTGCCTCGGCGCTCGACGTCGTCGAGGCGGCGATCAACCATGTCGAGCTGCTCGGCGACTATTGGGTCGGTGCGGGCGGCGTTCCCAACGAGGTCGGCGAGACGACGCTCGATGCGATGATCATGTGGGGACCGACGCACGACGCCGGCGCGGTCGGCTGCCTCAAGCGGGTCAAGCGCGCCATTTCCGTGGCGCGAAAGGTGATGGAAGAAACCCAGCACAGCCTGATCGTCGGCGACGACGCAACGCGCTTCGCCGCACGCATGGGCTTCACCGAGACCTCGCTGACCAGCGTCGTATCGCAGCAGGCGTGGGACAAATGGGCGGCCAAGGGCGAAAAGACCAACGCTTTCGCTCCCGAACCGATCGGCAAGAATCCGAAGCTCGCCGGTCACGACACGGTCGGCTCTATCGCGCTCGATGCGGCAGGCCATCTTTGCGTCGGCTGCTCGACCAACGGGCGCGAATTCAAGATTCCGGGGCGCGTCGGCGATTCGCCGATCATCGGCGCCGGGGCCTATTGCGATCAGGCGGTCGGCGCGGCGGTCGCAACGGGGAATGGCGACGTGATGATGCGCTTTCTCCCGACCTATCACGCCGTCGAACTGATGCGCGGCGGGATGGAGCCGCAGGCGGCCGCCGAAGCCGCGATCCGGCGGATCGAGGAGGCGGGTTATGAAATCGACGGCGGCATCGCGGTGATGCGCCGCGACGGCGCGCACGGCGGCGCCAAGACCGGCTGGAAGGACGAGCCGTTCAGCTATTCGGTCCAGACCGCGGCGGGGAACGTGAAAGTCCCCGTCGCTTGA
- a CDS encoding DMT family protein, with product MTPYLAPIGLLVISNIFMTFAWYGHLGDVSRPMWLAILIAWGIAFFEYCLAVPANRIGHGVYSTAELKTMQEVITLLVFAGFAVFWLGEKLTINHLVGFLLIAGGAFFIFKGPIAA from the coding sequence ATGACGCCCTATCTTGCGCCCATCGGACTGCTGGTCATTTCCAACATCTTCATGACCTTTGCCTGGTACGGCCATCTCGGTGATGTTTCGCGTCCGATGTGGCTCGCGATTCTGATCGCGTGGGGCATCGCCTTTTTCGAATATTGCCTCGCAGTGCCAGCGAACCGGATCGGTCACGGCGTCTATTCGACTGCCGAGCTGAAAACGATGCAGGAAGTGATCACCCTGCTGGTGTTCGCGGGCTTCGCCGTGTTCTGGCTCGGCGAGAAACTGACGATCAACCATCTCGTCGGTTTTCTGCTGATCGCCGGCGGCGCCTTCTTCATCTTCAAGGGACCGATTGCCGCCTGA
- a CDS encoding alpha/beta fold hydrolase: MRKLLGAIAAVIASVTAPAVAQTEDAYAPARAIVADIGKIVTPNGVQETFEATLGGARQVVNVRGADKDNPLLIFVHGGPGAVEMPFAWAFQRPWEDVFTVVHYDQRGAGRSYPLNDPATLAPTMTPDRYRDDAIELIELLKKRYGKRKVVLMGHSWGSIVGLSVAVKRPDLLYAYVGVGQGIDFREGEKAGMAWTRARALAAGNKEAVQAIDALAPYPQGEFTIAKADGWRKYAIPYGSLIYNKPDLKYYFQTPHLSPEYGPADIQAWGKGSEFSVTTLWPRLADVSFKPVRKMDVPLVFLLGRHDYTVPSPVAAEWFGKVQAPSKTLVWLEHSAHMPMVEEPGIFFAALLRDVLPLAKDKP; this comes from the coding sequence ATGCGTAAACTGTTGGGAGCCATCGCCGCCGTGATCGCATCGGTCACGGCGCCCGCTGTCGCGCAAACCGAAGACGCCTACGCTCCCGCGCGCGCGATCGTCGCCGACATCGGCAAGATCGTGACGCCGAACGGGGTGCAGGAAACGTTCGAGGCCACGCTGGGCGGCGCGCGGCAGGTCGTCAATGTGCGCGGCGCCGACAAGGACAATCCGCTGCTCATCTTCGTCCACGGCGGCCCGGGCGCGGTCGAGATGCCGTTCGCCTGGGCGTTTCAGCGACCTTGGGAGGATGTCTTCACCGTCGTTCACTACGACCAGCGCGGCGCCGGGCGTTCCTATCCGCTCAATGATCCCGCCACGCTGGCTCCGACGATGACACCCGACCGTTACCGCGACGACGCCATCGAACTGATCGAGCTGCTCAAAAAGCGTTACGGCAAGCGCAAGGTCGTGCTGATGGGGCATAGCTGGGGCTCGATCGTCGGCCTGTCGGTCGCCGTGAAGCGCCCCGACCTCCTCTACGCCTATGTCGGCGTCGGTCAGGGCATCGATTTCCGCGAAGGCGAAAAGGCCGGCATGGCGTGGACGCGTGCCAGGGCACTCGCCGCAGGGAACAAAGAAGCGGTGCAGGCCATCGACGCGCTCGCTCCCTATCCGCAAGGCGAGTTCACCATCGCCAAGGCCGACGGCTGGCGCAAATATGCGATCCCCTACGGCTCGCTCATCTACAACAAGCCCGATCTCAAATATTATTTCCAGACCCCGCACCTGTCGCCCGAATATGGCCCGGCAGACATACAGGCTTGGGGTAAGGGCAGCGAATTTTCGGTGACGACATTGTGGCCGCGGCTCGCCGACGTCAGCTTCAAACCGGTGCGCAAGATGGACGTGCCGCTGGTCTTCCTGCTCGGCCGCCACGACTATACCGTGCCGTCGCCGGTCGCGGCCGAGTGGTTCGGCAAGGTGCAGGCGCCGTCGAAGACGCTCGTCTGGCTCGAACATTCGGCGCATATGCCGATGGTCGAGGAACCCGGAATCTTCTTCGCCGCGCTGCTCCGCGACGTCCTGCCGCTCGCAAAGGACAAGCCATGA
- a CDS encoding saccharopine dehydrogenase family protein, with protein MSKVLVIGAGGVGSVAVHKMAMNPDIFPDITLASRRKFKCDAIAESVKERTGVTIATAEVDADHIDATAALIRSIGATHVVNLALPYQDLTIMEACLSTGAHYLDTANYEPRDEAKFEYHWQWAYQDRFKDAGLMALLGSGFDPGVTSVFTTWLKKHHFERIDTLDILDCNGGDHGQHFATNFNPEINIREVTAVARHWENGDWVETPPMSVKQQFDFEAVGPKNMYLMYHEEIESLKTHLPEIRRIRFWMTFGDAYIQHLTVLQNVGMTRIDPVIYEGREIIPLQFLKAVLPEPSSLGETTKGKTNIGVIATGLGKDGKEKTLYLYNICDHEDAFAETGNQAVSYTTGVPAMIGAAMMVTGTWSGEGVFNMEQMDPDPFMDMLNKHGLPWQVKELDAPLAF; from the coding sequence ATGAGCAAGGTTCTGGTGATCGGCGCAGGCGGCGTCGGATCGGTCGCGGTGCACAAGATGGCGATGAACCCCGACATCTTTCCCGACATCACGCTCGCCAGCCGCCGCAAGTTCAAGTGCGACGCGATCGCCGAGTCGGTCAAGGAACGCACCGGCGTCACGATCGCCACCGCCGAGGTCGACGCCGATCATATCGACGCGACCGCCGCCCTCATCCGCTCGATCGGCGCGACGCACGTCGTGAACCTCGCGCTGCCCTATCAGGATCTCACGATCATGGAGGCGTGCCTGTCGACCGGTGCGCACTATCTCGACACCGCGAACTACGAACCGCGCGACGAGGCGAAGTTCGAATATCATTGGCAATGGGCTTATCAGGACCGCTTCAAGGACGCCGGGCTGATGGCGCTGCTCGGTTCGGGTTTCGACCCCGGGGTGACCAGCGTCTTCACCACTTGGCTCAAGAAGCATCATTTCGAGCGCATCGACACGCTCGACATCCTCGACTGCAACGGCGGCGATCACGGCCAGCATTTCGCGACCAACTTCAATCCCGAGATCAACATCCGCGAAGTGACCGCCGTCGCGCGCCACTGGGAAAATGGCGACTGGGTCGAAACCCCGCCGATGTCGGTGAAGCAGCAGTTCGACTTCGAGGCCGTCGGCCCCAAGAACATGTACCTCATGTATCATGAGGAGATCGAAAGCCTGAAGACGCACCTGCCCGAAATCCGGCGGATCCGCTTCTGGATGACCTTCGGCGATGCCTATATCCAGCACCTCACCGTGCTACAGAATGTCGGCATGACGCGGATCGACCCGGTCATCTACGAAGGCCGCGAGATCATCCCGCTGCAATTCCTGAAAGCGGTGCTTCCCGAACCGTCGAGCCTCGGCGAGACCACGAAAGGCAAGACCAACATCGGCGTCATCGCGACCGGCCTTGGCAAGGACGGCAAGGAAAAGACGCTCTACCTCTATAACATCTGCGACCATGAGGACGCGTTTGCCGAAACGGGCAATCAGGCGGTCAGCTACACCACCGGTGTTCCGGCGATGATCGGCGCGGCGATGATGGTCACCGGCACCTGGAGCGGCGAAGGCGTGTTCAACATGGAGCAGATGGATCCCGATCCCTTCATGGACATGCTGAACAAGCACGGCCTGCCGTGGCAGGTGAAGGAACTCGACGCGCCGCTGGCCTTCTGA
- a CDS encoding threonine ammonia-lyase, producing MTQQSPDPLLDPARAPSLAGVERAAAKVAALLPQTPLLPLDVDGRTIWCKAECLQPVGAFKIRGAWHRLTDLTPEQAAAGVVGVSSGNHAQGVAWAAKRLGIAATIVMPSNAPQMKLAATRALGAEVVLYDRVTESRDAVAAKLLEERGGTLVHAYGDPWIIEGQGTAGIEARAQMQERGIDGPDKVIACCGGGGLSAGLALALPETELVAVEPEGWDDLTRSLEAGEILSVEDLAFPTECDALQTPQTWPINFAVLQARGVRGVVATREEVRHAMRVAFEKLHLVVEPGGAAALAAVLAGKVELGDATLVTLSGGNVDPRHYAEILAG from the coding sequence ATGACACAGCAAAGCCCCGATCCCTTGCTCGACCCGGCACGCGCGCCGTCGCTCGCAGGTGTCGAACGCGCGGCGGCGAAAGTCGCTGCACTCCTCCCGCAAACCCCGCTGCTGCCGCTTGACGTCGACGGCCGGACGATCTGGTGCAAGGCCGAATGCCTGCAGCCCGTCGGGGCGTTCAAGATTCGCGGTGCCTGGCACCGGCTGACCGATCTCACGCCCGAACAGGCGGCCGCGGGCGTGGTCGGCGTCTCGAGCGGTAACCATGCGCAGGGCGTTGCCTGGGCAGCGAAGCGGCTCGGCATCGCGGCAACGATCGTCATGCCGAGCAATGCGCCGCAGATGAAGCTGGCCGCGACGCGTGCGCTGGGGGCGGAGGTCGTGCTCTACGACCGCGTGACCGAATCGCGCGACGCCGTCGCGGCGAAACTGCTCGAAGAGCGCGGCGGCACGCTCGTCCACGCCTATGGCGATCCATGGATCATCGAGGGGCAGGGGACAGCGGGGATCGAAGCCCGCGCGCAGATGCAGGAACGCGGGATCGACGGCCCCGACAAGGTGATCGCCTGCTGCGGCGGCGGCGGGCTCTCGGCGGGGCTGGCGCTCGCCTTACCCGAAACCGAACTCGTCGCGGTCGAGCCCGAAGGCTGGGACGATTTAACACGCAGTCTCGAAGCCGGCGAGATATTGTCGGTCGAGGACCTGGCATTTCCTACAGAGTGTGACGCTCTCCAGACGCCGCAGACCTGGCCGATCAATTTCGCGGTGTTGCAGGCGCGCGGCGTCCGCGGCGTCGTCGCGACGCGCGAGGAAGTGCGCCATGCGATGCGCGTCGCATTCGAGAAGTTGCACCTTGTCGTCGAACCCGGCGGCGCGGCGGCGCTCGCCGCGGTGCTTGCGGGCAAGGTCGAATTGGGCGATGCGACGTTGGTCACCCTGTCGGGCGGCAATGTCGACCCCAGGCACTATGCGGAGATATTGGCGGGATAG
- a CDS encoding DUF3419 family protein: MARQPNRKIAAAVVREDAEQKQRLLDRAFALAFKGLVYAQIWEDPVVDMEALAIEPGNRIATIASGGCNVFSYLVGDPAEIVAVDLNTAHVALNHLKRVAIQRLPDYNSFRRFFVDADSAANIADYRAFVRPHLDEVSRRYWEGRDLVGRRRINGFAHGLYKRGLLGNFIGVAHLVARMHRIDLRQFLEAKTIEEQRTIFDTKLAPFFDRKFIRWITDQRSSLFGLGIPPAQYDALADGKPMADVLRARLEKLACDFPLEENYFAWQAFGRRYGRGIKAPLPPYLQAENHAVVRDRAARVTMLHANMTDMLAAADAASFDRYVFLDAQDWMNDVQLTALWAEVSRTARPGARVLFRTAAEPSLLPGRLPEALLDRWEYRDEASRDYTRRDRSAIYGGVHLYVLKAA; encoded by the coding sequence ATGGCCAGGCAGCCCAACCGCAAGATCGCCGCGGCGGTCGTCCGGGAAGACGCAGAGCAGAAACAGCGCCTGCTCGATCGCGCTTTCGCTCTCGCCTTCAAGGGGCTGGTCTATGCCCAGATATGGGAAGATCCCGTCGTCGACATGGAAGCGCTGGCGATTGAGCCGGGCAACCGGATCGCGACGATCGCGAGCGGCGGGTGCAACGTCTTTTCCTATCTGGTCGGCGATCCGGCAGAGATCGTCGCGGTCGACCTCAACACTGCGCATGTCGCGCTGAATCACCTGAAACGCGTGGCGATCCAGCGGTTGCCCGACTACAACAGCTTCCGCCGCTTCTTTGTCGATGCCGACAGCGCCGCCAACATCGCCGACTATCGTGCCTTTGTTCGCCCGCATCTCGATGAGGTCAGCCGGCGCTATTGGGAGGGGCGCGACCTTGTCGGTCGCCGCCGGATCAACGGCTTTGCGCACGGGCTTTACAAGCGCGGCCTGCTCGGCAATTTCATCGGGGTCGCGCATCTGGTGGCGCGGATGCACCGCATCGATTTGCGCCAGTTCCTCGAAGCGAAGACGATCGAGGAACAGCGGACGATCTTCGACACGAAGCTGGCGCCGTTTTTCGACCGCAAGTTCATTCGCTGGATCACCGACCAGCGCTCGTCGCTCTTCGGACTCGGTATTCCGCCGGCCCAATATGACGCACTTGCGGACGGCAAGCCGATGGCGGACGTGTTGCGCGCCCGACTGGAAAAGCTCGCCTGCGACTTTCCGCTCGAAGAGAATTATTTTGCCTGGCAGGCGTTCGGACGGCGTTACGGCAGGGGCATCAAGGCACCATTGCCGCCCTATTTGCAGGCGGAAAACCACGCAGTGGTCAGGGATCGCGCTGCGCGGGTGACGATGCTGCATGCGAATATGACCGACATGCTCGCCGCGGCCGACGCAGCGAGTTTCGACCGTTATGTGTTTCTCGACGCGCAGGACTGGATGAACGACGTGCAGCTGACCGCATTGTGGGCCGAGGTTAGCCGCACCGCACGGCCCGGCGCCCGCGTGCTGTTTCGCACGGCCGCCGAACCGAGCTTGCTGCCGGGGCGCTTGCCAGAGGCGCTGCTCGACCGCTGGGAATATCGCGACGAGGCGTCACGGGACTATACCCGCCGCGATCGTTCGGCCATTTATGGCGGCGTACATCTCTATGTTCTGAAGGCCGCATGA
- a CDS encoding class I SAM-dependent methyltransferase, with translation MSDAHGKLMDGIYRYQRHFYDFTRKYFLLGRDEMIAGLAPPPGGAVLEIGCGTGRNLVLAGRAWPEAQLFGVDISAAMLDTARAAMAKAGLDGRAVLAEGDARDFDPAALFGRETFDRIFISYALSMIPDWATALAHAARYLAPGGRIEIVDFGQQDRLPTLWKRAFFGWLAHFHVVPRADLARVIAGLARETGMAGHCRSMARGYAIRGGLARG, from the coding sequence ATGAGCGACGCGCATGGGAAATTGATGGACGGTATCTATCGCTACCAGCGGCATTTCTATGATTTCACGCGAAAATATTTCCTTCTCGGCCGCGACGAGATGATTGCGGGCCTCGCGCCGCCGCCGGGCGGCGCGGTGCTCGAAATCGGTTGCGGCACCGGCCGTAATCTCGTGCTCGCGGGCCGCGCCTGGCCCGAGGCGCAGTTGTTCGGTGTCGATATCTCGGCCGCCATGCTGGACACGGCGCGTGCCGCGATGGCGAAAGCGGGGCTGGACGGGCGCGCCGTGCTGGCGGAAGGCGATGCGCGCGATTTCGACCCCGCCGCCCTGTTCGGCCGTGAGACCTTCGATCGCATCTTCATCAGCTATGCGCTGTCGATGATTCCCGACTGGGCCACGGCGCTTGCGCATGCGGCGCGATATCTCGCGCCGGGCGGACGGATAGAGATTGTCGATTTCGGCCAGCAGGACCGGCTGCCGACATTGTGGAAGCGCGCCTTTTTCGGCTGGCTCGCCCATTTTCACGTCGTTCCGCGCGCCGATCTGGCGCGCGTCATCGCGGGGCTCGCCCGCGAAACCGGGATGGCCGGTCATTGCCGCAGCATGGCGCGAGGCTATGCGATCCGCGGCGGTCTCGCGCGCGGCTGA
- a CDS encoding GNAT family N-acetyltransferase — MGEAIERATAAQLDDVEATLALAFQTDPALSWILPDPGHRARALRGLFHVLVPADFRAGTVLRSAGNEAAALWPAPGQAHGGTIEFLRTVIPLVATFGTALPRGLKVQGGIDAHRPAGRFWYLHYVGVRPEYQGKGHGGRIIRTQTAAADREGLSCWLETATAENVPLYERLGFVTQVEWDVPGGGPHFWGMMRSARGA; from the coding sequence ATGGGCGAGGCAATCGAACGGGCAACGGCAGCGCAGCTTGACGATGTCGAGGCGACGCTGGCGCTCGCTTTCCAGACCGATCCGGCGCTGTCGTGGATATTGCCCGATCCCGGACATCGTGCACGCGCGCTTCGCGGGCTTTTCCATGTGCTTGTTCCCGCCGACTTTCGTGCGGGCACCGTGCTTCGCTCGGCGGGGAACGAGGCTGCGGCGCTATGGCCTGCGCCGGGGCAGGCGCATGGCGGTACGATCGAGTTTCTGCGCACGGTGATCCCGCTTGTCGCGACCTTTGGCACCGCGCTGCCGCGCGGGCTGAAAGTGCAGGGCGGCATCGACGCCCACCGCCCGGCTGGGCGCTTCTGGTATCTTCACTATGTCGGCGTGCGCCCTGAATATCAGGGCAAGGGCCATGGCGGGCGGATCATCCGCACGCAGACAGCGGCGGCAGACCGCGAGGGGCTGTCTTGCTGGCTGGAAACCGCGACGGCAGAGAATGTGCCGCTATACGAGCGGCTGGGCTTTGTTACGCAGGTCGAGTGGGACGTACCGGGCGGCGGACCGCATTTCTGGGGAATGATGCGGTCGGCGCGTGGAGCCTAG
- a CDS encoding nitroreductase, whose translation MTGTPGFDEVVKGRRSIRGFLDKPVPKSLIAEVIEVAMRAPSSFNNQCWNFAVVTGAPLDAIRKGNTDGILAGIPDSREFRRFDGIADDHRARQIEIAKQLFGAMGIAREDKDARQDWVLRGFRQFDAPVSIVVTYDRVLLGSDIAPFDCGAVTNALVNAAWSRGLGCVINSQGIMQSPVVREHAGIADDQVIMICVAMGWPAEDFPANAVVSNRKRVDEAVRFVGFDD comes from the coding sequence GTGACCGGCACGCCGGGCTTTGACGAGGTCGTAAAGGGACGCCGCTCGATCCGCGGCTTCCTCGACAAGCCTGTTCCGAAATCGCTGATCGCCGAGGTGATCGAGGTCGCGATGCGCGCGCCCTCCTCGTTCAACAATCAGTGCTGGAATTTCGCGGTCGTCACCGGCGCGCCGCTCGACGCGATCCGCAAAGGCAACACCGACGGCATTCTGGCCGGTATCCCCGACAGCCGCGAATTCCGCCGCTTCGACGGCATCGCCGACGACCACCGCGCCCGCCAGATCGAGATCGCCAAGCAATTGTTCGGCGCGATGGGTATCGCACGCGAAGACAAGGATGCCCGGCAGGACTGGGTCTTGCGCGGTTTTCGCCAGTTCGACGCGCCGGTCAGCATCGTCGTCACCTACGACCGTGTGCTGCTGGGCAGCGATATCGCGCCGTTCGATTGCGGCGCGGTGACCAACGCGCTCGTCAACGCCGCCTGGTCGCGCGGCCTCGGCTGCGTCATCAACAGCCAGGGCATTATGCAAAGCCCGGTGGTGCGCGAACATGCCGGCATCGCCGACGATCAGGTTATCATGATCTGCGTCGCGATGGGCTGGCCTGCAGAGGATTTCCCGGCGAACGCCGTCGTATCGAACCGCAAGCGCGTCGACGAGGCGGTACGCTTCGTCGGATTCGACGACTGA
- the hemA gene encoding 5-aminolevulinate synthase: MNYNDIFARAIDRLHEEGRYRVFIDILRNKGAFPNARCFAGHNGPKPITVWCSNDYLAMGQHPKVVAAMEEALHDVGAGSGGTRNIGGNTHYHIDLEAELADLHSKEGALLFTSGYISNEATLGTLGKLLPNCIIYSDELNHASMIAGIRNSGCEKRVWRHNDLAHLEELMAQDDPEAAKLIAFESVYSMDGDVAPIHAICDLAEKYNALTYCDEVHAVGMYGPRGGGITDRDEAAHRVTIIEGTLGKAFGVMGGYIAADKNIIDVIRSYAPGFIFTTSLSPVLVAGVLASVRHLKASSVEREAQQEAAAYLKQSFRDAGLPVMDSTTHIVPLMVGDPVRAKKISDILLAEYGVYVQPINFPTVPRGTERLRFTPGPAHDEAMMRELTQALVEIWDRLELRKAA; encoded by the coding sequence GTGAACTATAACGATATTTTCGCCCGGGCGATCGACCGACTGCACGAAGAAGGGCGCTACCGCGTCTTCATCGACATATTGCGCAACAAGGGCGCCTTTCCGAACGCCCGCTGTTTTGCCGGCCACAACGGTCCGAAGCCGATCACCGTCTGGTGCTCGAACGACTATCTCGCGATGGGCCAGCACCCGAAGGTCGTCGCCGCGATGGAAGAGGCGCTGCACGATGTCGGCGCCGGTTCGGGCGGCACCCGCAACATCGGCGGCAACACCCATTATCATATCGACCTCGAGGCCGAACTCGCCGATTTGCACAGCAAGGAAGGCGCGCTGCTGTTCACCTCGGGCTATATCTCGAACGAAGCGACGCTCGGCACGCTCGGCAAGCTGCTACCGAACTGCATCATTTATTCGGACGAACTCAACCACGCCTCGATGATTGCGGGCATTCGCAACTCGGGCTGCGAAAAGCGCGTCTGGCGCCACAACGACCTCGCCCATCTCGAAGAGCTGATGGCGCAGGACGACCCCGAAGCCGCGAAGCTGATCGCTTTCGAAAGCGTCTATTCGATGGACGGCGATGTTGCGCCGATCCACGCGATCTGCGACCTTGCCGAAAAATATAACGCCCTGACCTATTGCGACGAAGTCCATGCCGTCGGCATGTACGGCCCGCGCGGCGGCGGCATCACCGACCGCGACGAAGCCGCGCACCGCGTGACGATCATCGAAGGCACGCTGGGCAAGGCGTTCGGCGTCATGGGCGGCTATATCGCTGCCGACAAAAATATCATCGACGTGATCCGCTCCTACGCGCCGGGCTTCATCTTCACGACCAGCCTGTCGCCGGTGCTCGTCGCCGGGGTGCTCGCCAGTGTGCGGCATCTCAAGGCATCGAGCGTCGAGCGCGAGGCGCAACAGGAAGCCGCCGCTTATCTCAAGCAGAGCTTCCGCGATGCCGGGCTGCCGGTGATGGATTCGACGACGCATATCGTCCCGCTGATGGTCGGCGATCCGGTGCGTGCGAAGAAGATCAGCGACATCCTGCTCGCCGAATATGGTGTCTATGTGCAGCCGATCAATTTCCCGACCGTGCCGCGCGGCACCGAACGCCTGCGCTTCACGCCCGGCCCGGCGCACGACGAGGCGATGATGCGCGAACTGACGCAAGCGCTCGTCGAAATCTGGGACCGGCTGGAACTGCGCAAGGCGGCGTGA